In Lonchura striata isolate bLonStr1 chromosome 3, bLonStr1.mat, whole genome shotgun sequence, the sequence TGGAAACATGCTGCTTTCTAATGAAGCTGACATCAGAGCCTGCTGGAGAGAAATTTGGGCAGGTCAGCTCAGAATCAGTAGATGCAGATGTTGGTTTCAAGGATCAGCTTCAAGGCTGACCCCTCATCATTAGCCCACACCTCTATCCTTTCCACAGTATCTATGCCAGACAGCCATATGtgaaacaaaaaacatttaGTTCCACTTAATATCCTGTGCTTTTCCCTATACAAGACATGGGTTTGCCACTCACATACTCTGTGCACTGCATAGTCTCACACAAGCTGGAAAGACAGCATTTGGGACAGAAAGGAATATCAGTAGATGGCCAACAACCAAAATTTAACTGCTATGGCTTACATTCTAGTGAAACAAAATCCAGGAACAACTCTAATTCCCAGCTAGGTAATACAAAAAAGCAGCAATTCTGGCCCTGAGCTGCTTTTAACTGACCTGGATCTCATGAAGGCAAGTGAAAACTCCCATTGGAGCATTTGACCCTCAGACAGGCTAATTCCAGTTGATTGTTCCCATTTTATTTAGTTATGCAAAAAAGCACCAAGTCCTACACTTAAACTTTTATAGATAATATCCCTTCATCCCCAAAAAGCCCATGTGAGAGCTTTAGTTTTGTGACCCTTATTCtttcataagaaaaataaataaacagaaattaatgaaTGCATTTAATGGCAAATACCAGTAGAACCTATTGCAATTAAACCCAGGAAGAGCTGGGGGAGCCCAGATGGAAGAAAAAGTTAGAGTCTTTCTGACACAAGTTCATTCCTCTCAATGACTTGCGAAACAAACTCAAACACTCAAGGAGCCCAAGAGTCAAGCTCTTCTCCAGGAAGGCTGGCCAGGCTTGTGTGCATCTTTTACAGGAGGGAGAAATCAAAGACAGCTTGATGATGTTTCCTTTGAAAGACTgcattccctctcctccctatTTCTGCTAGAGTGGCTGGAAATACCCAGTGAAGCATTTAGTCAGAAGACAGGTACATAGACAGAGAGCTTTCTTTAACAATTCCTTTCTGAGCCTAAAATGTTTTGGTTGAAACAGCTCTATGTGAATGACCTTCAGAGAAGTCTGAGGCCTTAAGCCCACAACAGCTGCCCTGGCAGACAAGACACCAGACTTCCCTGACAGCTGTAGGGCCTGGGGAGCTTCTGGATTCCTGGAAACACTGACAAGTTGTCAATTCTATCCAGTTTTGACCACAGCCAAATTTCAAAATTCCTGAAAACTTTGCTTTTAACTACCTCAGGTCTGAACTTCTAGAGGCAAAACAAGGGTTGCAACATCACCATTTCCTGTCAAGTTCAAATATTGAAATAGTAAAAATTAGTCCTTCTCCGAATTGTGAGATTACCTTCAAATCATGATGTTTAAATGAACAGATATTCTTTTCTCTTGCCTTCTGATTTGCAGACCTTTAATGTGTCAGTGGTATTTTTTGTATTAACTCCGTAAAAACTTCTTTCTCGTACAAAAACAAGGCAAAACTGTAATTCCTGTGCAGCGATATTCTTAGTGTTTCAAAGCTGCATCACCATGCTACTTGCTTCTAGATGTGACCTTTTAGAGCTACAGTCCTAGTGCCAGTAGCATAAAGGACAAGCCCTTAAGATGCAGCACTATGGAGCAGCGGGTGAGAAGGAACACAGCTGCAAGGAACAGAACTGCAGAGCACATTCCAAAGAAAGTGGAGCTCAATAAGGGAACTCAGGAGAGGTAGGGAGAACAGAAAAAAGGGCGATGAAAACAAGAAAGGACTAAGGAATCACAGTCTAACTGGACAGACCAGGACTTCTTAAAATTTTACCTTTCCAACTGGGACAAAACTCCCTTACAAGAAGACAGATTCTGAAAGCCTCCAATTTGTCTGCAAATATCACGTGCAATAACCAGCAACTTTTCTATGTTTCTGCACAGttcaacagaaataaatactttCGGAAAACTGTCATTTCTTCTTCAAATTTATATGCAACAGGAGCCATAACTATGGGCACTGCTGGTCACTTCACACAGCCCTAAAGTCAAGACTTCCCAAGTACTCTGTTATAGGGAGTTCTCTGAGCTCCAGGGATTTTCCATCAATGCAGACATGCTTTAAAACACTGCTGTAGGACACATCAAAGCTGCTTCTGTGGGGTCACAAGGCTGTGTGGCTCCACCACCAGCTCTGGCAGGTGCAGGCAGTGGGTTTACCAATTTGTGCTAATTGGTCTATCCATCTCTTCAGGTGAGAAGatcaagcagcagcagcagccctatAAAGCAGCACAGCTGTAACTGCAAAGCTCCGTGCCTCAGGTTGTGTGATCCCTGCAGACTTGGCTTAATTGTTACAGCAATGGACAGGCTTCATTCTCTGCAGTAAAATCTGTGGTCTCTGGACTTGAAAGACCATTCAGGATGTCATGTACAGTGTGTCCCTACACAAACACACTTAGAAGCATCTTCATTTTAATTAAGAGCACCTCCCTCTAgcctctgcctgcctggctcTAGTTACAGTAAATTCTGTATTTGACTGTATGTATTACCATAAACTTCCTTCTGCACTGTTCACTGAAGAGGGTCACTTTATTTAGAAAGTGGAAATCCAAAGAGATCCCCTCCTGAACAGTGAGAACACCCAGCCAAGTTCCTAACTTGACTCTCGGAAATTCAACTCGGAAGTCAGTGGAGTAAGACAGACAGACACTCCCACCTAGtggggaaggcacagctctggGTCTCTGGAACTGGAGCTGCTTCAGCTCTGCACTCACATGCTCCCACCACAGAACTCTTTGCTTTCTGAATCAACAAGAGTAACAGCTATGACGAAACATGagaacattatttttaattattaagcaaaagaaaaaggcaggTTAAGCCTACTAAGTTACCAGTACTTTTATCTCTTCAGTATTAGACATgactgcaaacacaactcttTCACTTTATAGTAGTGTAATGATTAACTTCTGCAAGGTCAATCCAACAGGCATGTAAAATATTAGCAGAATGGCACTGTGGCATTTTAAACCTACTTTGCTACCTAGAGACAACTAAATTCTTGAATGCGAAATAAAGACAAGTAAGTCTTCAGTAAAAAAAGAGGCTTTAATATCTAGAACATACCAACTCACAAGTTGTGTCACTGTCAGTATTTTCTGGAGACAGTTTAGGGGTTTACTACTTTGGGGGGTTTTTAATCCATGCTGTAGATAagggtaaaataaaaaaaattgtaaggTGGCAATGGCAATCAGAAGCTGGATGGGAAAAGTCTCTTGGATGTATTTCCACTTCTGCATGCTCAGTAAAGGCACCCACAGACCCCTGCTGTTTCCCAGCAGGATGAAGGTGCCATCCTGAGGGCTCACTGGGGCTGGTCCTGGTATCACCCCCATGGCCTGCTacaggggctggcaggaaagCTGGTTTGGCTGGCCTTGAATTACTTTAATCTCTTCTGGTACAGAATGAGATACACACACTTTGTGATTCGTATTAGCCTTCAAATATCTTTTTATGGGTGAGCAAAAGTCACAAACGTGCACTGCCATTTCTCAGCAGCGTATTGCCCTTTTGGACCCAACTGCatgtttctgaaaaacattcGGCCACCAAAATCTGCACTGTGCAAGCCAGTCTCTGTGTGTACCTGGAAGTATTTATCATGAGATTCCCTGATGCACCCTGTTCTTTCAGCTCATGACACATTATCATTTCCTAGGTTTTGGGTTAGGTTctgcactttttttccccttgaaaattatttcaagtttttattttaacataatgTGGCCTATGCACAAATTAACTGTGTCTACAAACACAGCATCTTCATCAGTGAGGTGGCTAAGCCCTGGGGTCTGTCAGGATACAATTTTGCAACTCTTCTGTTTGGTCCAGGTCAAAGACTAATCCAGCACTGAAATTTGCAAACTCATTGCTCCTGTCACGCAGATCAAGTCTGCACATAATCCCATGCTCATTGATGATACTCTGCACAGTTCTGGTTGGAGATGACTAAACACAGCTATTTTTACCACTGGCGTTAGGAATAGATAGAACAAACTGATAATTTCATGTTTGACTAATGGGTCTCAGACTTGTCCACAGAGGCCATTTGAGATCAGCTGTAAGGCTTTCCCTTCCTGTTTCTCAATTCATGTAGGGAGAGACAGACCTACGAACCTCCACAGCAACCACTCTAACACTTAAGTGCTACTTCTCAGCAAAAATTCTGAGTTTACTGCCTAACACAAATCAGTAAGAGGCTTATGCACTCTCATTGCCCAATCAACAGCTTTGCTAGCACAGTTGCTAAATTACAGGCACATACTCCACCTCATAGTGCCACAAGAACTTTTTCCAGATTTCACAGCAGTATGGAATTAAGACCGTTTAAGCAAGCTGTTACTTCTTACTTCCACGTAAGAAATCTTTGTCCTTTCTGGTGGATCAGTTGTCCACCAGAACATGCATTAAATACCTTTCACTGCTTCACTGTCCCTACTATTTGCCTCCAACAGTTACTAGATTCTCATCTTCCCCTTCCTTTTTGTATAGAGCTGAGGACTTTGCACATTCAGACCTAGAGAGGACACAAGGTAGCAGGACTGACTCACCAGATGACTGGAAGCAGGAGATGAATTAACTTTTTCTTAAGTTGGTGCACAGCAGAAACTGAGCCCTACCAGCATGTGCTGGGTCTCACACTACTGCTTTTAGAACCTCAGCAAATGTTGGCTGTGCTTGAGGAGCCCTCCGTGGTTTAAAGCCTCACCACCTGGAGCTCACTCAAGCTTCTTCCATAGCTCAAGCACTCCTTTCCAGAGTACCAGTCTACAGGCAtatcttcctgctgctcctttggAATGTGCAGCACCAGGATGTCCAGCACACACACTACAGCACTTGCCAACAAAGCCCTGCCTCAGCAGTCACTCACATTGAGCAGCACTCCACCGGTTTGTTTTTCATCTCTCCTATGTGGTACTTCACCgtatggaaaaaggaaaaaactccaGTTTCCTTCAGCACAGTAAGTACAACAGACCAACTATTTCAAGACCATGGGCATGCTCTGTTACACCATATAGGTTACTTCCTTCCTGCTTCAAGCATCAGGTTTAATTTGTTACTACTGCTTCAGCAACATGGCTGTGCAGAGACAACTCATACTTGATATATACATGCAATCAGTCCCTTTAGTTAAAGGATGGTTTAAGACATACCTGAACAGTTAGTATGAAATGAGTATCACATGCTGTCATTCAGGCCCTATGTGAACAATTTGCCTGAGCCAGTACAGTAATCTCTGCCCAGAGTAATGCTTCCAACACTGGTGCATCAGTGTGATAGAAGACCTCACATAAGAAATGCAGGAAGGGGTAGGGATGACTGAAGACAGTCAATCAGGCAGGCATAGCAGCACCTATTTCCCCTttataatttatctttttaacCTCTGTGGAAGCTCTGCAGTCTGTAATACAACAAATTACgaaagtaatttttctcttccaacttttttaaaatcaagtaaTTAGACCAGATATTACTGAAAATGAGTCTCTTGTAGACAGTTATAGAAGATTCTTCTTTtgagttttatttgtttatagTAACAATAGCACATATTTCCACTTAGGTATTTTAGTGCAACAAGGAAATCCATTAAGCTTCAGCAAGGTGACCTATGTTTCTATATGCAATGGAGCAGATTAAAGTGCCTCCCTTTGTTGCCCAACAGTTTAAAGCTTCAGAACTGTAAGTAAATACCTTTCACAGAATTAAACAAGCAGACACTTTGCTTGATTATGAAATGCTTTTGTTGGATGAGTGAAGTGCTTTCTGCGGTAGAACAATTCATTTGTAAGCCACAGGCACTACAAGAGTGGTATCAGAGTAGAACTGGTGACATTTTAGTAGTCTGTGCAAGAATTCCACTCTACTTTTTGCAAGTTGCATATCTTGAAGATACATTCTCCCAGTTGATCACATTCCAGATGGCTTTCAAATAATCAGGTCGAACATTTTTATATTGAAGATAATAAGCATGTTCCCATACATCAATGCCTAGCAAAGGAATGAGACCTGTGAAAAAAAGGGGATAAATTTTGTAAATGTATGAAAACACACTTTACATGTAAAGTTTTACATTACATCTTCAATTAGTACCCAGTTTTTGAATATTACTCTGCAGGAAGACAAAGCTCTGCAGCAAACTGGTCCTTATTGCAATATTTTACAAAACTgtgcgcacacacacacacccacacaccacAAACTCTAAAGAGCAGCCTTGGGTAAACACATCTATAAATATTCTGGAACAGTCTTGAAGACATAGTCGAAACCAGATTAAGTAATTTTTGAAAGGTTTCTATCTTTTGCATACATATTGGAAGCACATTCACGAAAAATTATGTTATAAAGGTTTCTTGCTATGCCAGCTTGCTTCCAATACTTTAATTACAGGCTATTTGTTAAGTGCCTAATTACCTCCTTGTTTTTTTGCTGTAATACCTTTGTCACTGAATTTTTAATGGTAAATTTTCACAGGAGAGAGGGTGAAATTCACCCACATTATAATCTATGTCCCTATACTAAATCTATAATTTCTTTTCACCCTGCTGATAGGCAATACACAAGTCTGCTGGCAATACATTAAATTCCTTGCCCTTCTCTATGAATTCTGCTAAACGTGTTTTAAAGGTATCTGCAAAATTTGGACAAAGTGACACTACAGGCAGATTCTTACTGGTCATGAGCTCTTCTCTCTGTGAAGGGTGTCCAACATGCCACTACCACTTCCATGTCTCTCTAAGAAAGTTAAGAATATCTTGGAAAGAGATCACTGCCAGTACTATGCTGCTTGTCCAGCTGTAACACTTAACCACATCATAGACTAATTTGGTTAACACTCATTACTCttataaaggaagaaaattataagGCTCCATTTTAAACTCAGTCTAGATAGGAACAAGAGTTATGATGTTCATCTTCCCATCTCGTGTTGTTTGGTCcccactgacaacactgtgaagAGCTCATCtgccagagaaaaaaaaatctgaagacaAGAGGCTTAATGTTGCTTGATATGTTCAAGCTATTCCAGTTACTCAGAATTCCAAGGAAGCTGAAGCTAAAATATTCTGCAAGCAAAAAGCACTTTCACAATATGGCACATCTTTCTTTCCTTGGATTAGAAGGACACAATGCTTCTGCTCTTCACAGTTTTTAAGTCCTGCTTTACAAATGCTGCtctaaaaactgaattttcactTCTGCTAGAAGAGACATTTCGTTTTTCCAATCAATTTATCCATCAATTTCTTCTCAACATTGTTCACAAACCACTTTTCAGATGTCATCCACTTGCCGATCAAATCTACATACAGAaggcagaggggaaggaaagaaacCTGACCTGTTGTTCCTTGCAAAGGGTCTTGATTTGCACAAGCTGCTATCTGTAGGCGCCCCTGTTCCTTGTTATAGCCAAGCCACCCCCAGCCTGATCCTTGAACACCAACTGATACAGCTGTTAGCTTCTCCTTGAAGTTTGCAAAGGAACCAAAGTCACGCTTGATGGCTTCCATCAGTTCTcctttaacagaaaaaaagcacagaaagatCACAGGTATATAAACCTCAATCAACACCTCCCAAGTTTATCACAACAGCTTTTGTAATATCTGTACTAAAGGGCCTTTACCTTCAATTGCAGGTCACTTTAGGTAATCAGTACTCCATCCTCCCCAAGGGGATTCCTTCTTTCAGGCTTTAACTGCTAAACTATCCCTATCCAAACTGGAGACTAACTCCAGCCACTAGGCTGAGTGGGTCTGCAGcacatttcttccctttctgtgAACCAAGTACATATGGCAATTTAATCAGTATGGCTTTGTGCAACTATTTTCTCTTATGAAGGTGGCAAGGGTATATACAGCAGTAGCCAGGTATTTTGCAATGTATACATAATCAGttctagaaattaaaaatactttgtacATTActcattttttattcttttggcTTACCTCCATCCCCCCCTCCCCCGCCAATACCTCAGAATTTTGATAATTGTCACATAGAAATGTGAATTAACTCTGAAAAATAAAGATCCTTTAGACTCctttaaagagagaaaagatcATCAATTCCACCTGTTAATTAAAACTAATGCAATAAACCACTGTAACATGCACTAACCTTTGGGTTCCCCTCCTCCATTAGGAGAAAGGTTTGTCCAGAAGATGGTGTGATTGATATGACCCCCACCATTGAACTTCAGTGCAGGTTGAAGTGATACCTGAGTGGTAACATCACCTAAggatacagaaaataaaactacacAAGTAAAAACATTATCATCACCATAACAGGCAGGAAGTTCCTACTAGGCCTCCACTGATATCCAAAATCTTTCTACAACATATAATGTACAAATGGAAAACATAAGGTTTGTACTGTTATCCACATTTTAGACAGTCACAGACAAACCCTATTAAAAATTTACTACCTATTATCTTTGACCTTTTTTACGCTGTAATGTGATCTGCAATATTGCAGCTATCAGGCAGCCCATACTACACAATTAAGACCTACTGCCATTCTACAGCAGAATAAAGCAACAAGGACAGCCAGAACTTTTTGAGGACCCAGCGAATGTAAATTTGAAAACTAAGCATTTTTAAACTTCTTCAAACAATTTATAGGGCAAACAGCTTCTGCTTGAGAAAAGTCATTAAGTACAGTGAGCACATACACAAAATGTTCTTCTCCTTCCTACCTTTTGtttcatttggggtttttttggaaggAGGTACTCACAGAAAAGTGATCCACGTCATTTTACTATACATGACAGAATTCTGCATCTGAAACCAAGATCAAACAGCTCTGTACTTCCTTTCCCTCCACAAAATGCTGTATTCCTTAACGAATTCACTGGTGCTTTGTGTCTCTGAACAGTGTTGCACCACTTCAAAACAAGTCTTTTCATTACtattttggcttttaaaaacaCTGAAGCATTTCAAacgtttttaaagctttttccaCCACTCCAGTACATTCTTTAGTAAGGAATCAGTGGGGGACCTGTTTTCTCCACTCTCAGGACTAAGTTGTAGAAATTTTCTGAGTCACCTCAACAACAAAGACGTGAAGACAATCCTCAAAGAAGTAGTACACCTCAAAGCAGTAGCACAGCTGTTACTAAGGCTTTAATTCAGGATTCCATGTTGTCAGCATTTCCTCACAACCTTCATAGAGGGGAACAGCACTGAAACAAAGCATCCAATGCTTTGTTTGTAAAGATATTATTTGCTGGATTAAGGTATCAGGTTAAGCATAAGAAGTCTCTCATGGTCCTTCAGATGGTATCTTTGAGACATCTGCTCTGAATTTTGCATGCCTTAATGACACTTTAAAGTTCATCCAGAGCATACAACATATAGCAAGCCAGAAATCAAAAGGTAACTTAGAAAGACTTTAATGTGTTCATAGCTCTTTATTCCACCACTCCTTAGAAGAATCCACTCCTCAGGACCATTAGAAACCAGAGTTGGCATTTCACCATTGGCCTTAAACA encodes:
- the SOD2 gene encoding superoxide dismutase [Mn], mitochondrial yields the protein MLRRFAAASRSGAKLVAPLGCLVSRQKHTLPDLPYDYGALEPHINAEIMQLHHSKHHATYVNNLNVAEEKYKEALAKGDVTTQVSLQPALKFNGGGHINHTIFWTNLSPNGGGEPKGELMEAIKRDFGSFANFKEKLTAVSVGVQGSGWGWLGYNKEQGRLQIAACANQDPLQGTTGLIPLLGIDVWEHAYYLQYKNVRPDYLKAIWNVINWENVSSRYATCKK